From the Streptomyces nigrescens genome, one window contains:
- the lipA gene encoding lipoyl synthase, with product MSDAPTPAASPDGRRLLRLEVRNSRTPVERKPEWMRTRVRMGPEYNALRAQVEAEGLHTVCQEAGCPNIFECWEDREATFLIGGDQCTRRCDFCQIDTGKPQALDREEPRRVAESVAKMNLRYATITGVARDDLPDGGAWLYAETVRQIHARNPGTGVENLVPDFNGVPELLAQVFESRPEVLAHNVETVPRIFKRIRPAFRYDRSLGVLTAAREFGLVTKSNLILGLGETRAEVSTALADLHAAGCDLVTITQYLRPSARHHPVERWVRPEEFIELQEEAEEIGFAGVLSGPLVRSSYRAGRLYQQALDKRHRQEPQSSRHR from the coding sequence ATGAGCGACGCCCCCACACCCGCCGCCTCGCCCGACGGCCGCAGGCTGCTGCGACTTGAGGTGCGCAACAGCCGGACCCCGGTCGAACGAAAGCCCGAGTGGATGAGGACACGGGTGAGGATGGGGCCGGAGTACAACGCGTTGCGCGCGCAGGTGGAGGCCGAAGGGCTGCACACCGTGTGCCAGGAGGCCGGGTGCCCGAACATCTTCGAGTGCTGGGAGGACCGCGAGGCCACCTTCCTCATCGGCGGTGACCAGTGCACCCGGCGCTGTGACTTCTGCCAGATCGACACCGGAAAGCCCCAGGCGCTGGACCGGGAGGAGCCGCGCCGGGTGGCGGAGTCGGTGGCCAAGATGAATCTGCGGTACGCCACGATCACCGGGGTGGCCCGCGACGACCTGCCTGACGGTGGTGCCTGGCTGTACGCCGAGACGGTCCGGCAGATCCACGCACGGAACCCGGGTACCGGGGTGGAGAACCTGGTCCCGGACTTCAATGGTGTCCCCGAGCTATTGGCCCAGGTATTCGAGTCGCGGCCGGAAGTGCTGGCCCACAATGTGGAGACGGTGCCGCGGATCTTCAAACGGATCCGGCCCGCGTTCCGCTACGACAGGTCGCTCGGTGTGCTCACCGCGGCGCGGGAGTTCGGCCTGGTCACCAAGTCGAACCTGATCCTGGGCCTGGGAGAGACCCGGGCGGAGGTCTCCACCGCACTGGCCGACCTGCACGCCGCCGGCTGCGACCTGGTCACCATCACCCAGTACCTGCGCCCCTCGGCGCGGCACCACCCGGTGGAGCGGTGGGTCCGGCCCGAGGAGTTCATCGAGCTCCAGGAAGAGGCCGAGGAGATCGGTTTCGCGGGAGTGCTGTCCGGGCCTCTGGTCCGGTCCTCCTACCGCGCCGGAAGGCTGTATCAGCAAGCACTCGACAAGCGACACCGGCAAGAACCGCAGAGCTCAAGACACCGCTGA
- the glyA gene encoding serine hydroxymethyltransferase: MSVLDRRLADFDPEVHTAVRAELARQQNTLEMIASENFAPVAVMEAQGSVLTNKYAEGYPGRRYYGGCEHVDVIERLALTRIKALFGASFANVQPHSGAQANAAAMTALLQPGDTILGLDLAHGGHLTHGMRINFSGKLYNTVVYHVSAEDNRVDMAEVERLAMEHRPQLIIAGWSAYPRQLDFAAFRRIADRSGAYLMVDMAHFAGLVAAGLHPNPVPHADVVTTTTHKTLGGPRGGVVLTNRADVAKKVNSAVFPGQQGGPLEHVIAAKAVAFKMASEPAFRRCQERTLAGARLLAERLSGPDVADAGVSVLSGGTDVHLVLVDLRESELDGQQAEDRLHDIGITVNRNAVPFDPRPPMVTSGLRIGTPALAGRGFAEAEFAAVADIIAEALKPAYTPSLAAELRARVATLTDAHPLYPEL; encoded by the coding sequence ATGTCCGTACTCGACCGTCGGCTCGCCGACTTCGACCCCGAGGTACACACCGCCGTGCGCGCCGAGCTGGCGCGGCAGCAGAACACGCTGGAGATGATCGCGAGCGAGAACTTCGCACCGGTCGCGGTCATGGAGGCGCAGGGCTCGGTCCTGACGAACAAGTACGCCGAGGGCTACCCGGGCCGCCGCTACTACGGCGGATGTGAGCACGTCGACGTCATCGAGCGGCTCGCCCTCACCCGGATCAAGGCGTTGTTCGGTGCGTCCTTCGCCAATGTGCAGCCGCACTCGGGCGCCCAGGCGAACGCCGCCGCGATGACGGCGCTGCTCCAACCGGGAGACACCATCCTGGGCCTGGACCTCGCGCACGGCGGGCACCTCACTCACGGCATGCGGATCAACTTCTCCGGCAAGCTCTACAACACCGTGGTCTACCACGTCTCCGCGGAGGACAACCGGGTCGACATGGCCGAGGTCGAGCGGCTGGCCATGGAGCACCGGCCGCAGCTGATCATCGCGGGCTGGTCGGCCTACCCCCGGCAGCTGGACTTCGCCGCCTTCCGGCGGATCGCGGACCGGTCCGGCGCGTACCTGATGGTCGACATGGCGCACTTCGCCGGTCTGGTCGCCGCGGGCCTGCACCCCAATCCGGTGCCGCACGCCGACGTGGTCACCACGACCACGCACAAGACGCTCGGCGGGCCGCGCGGTGGAGTGGTGCTGACCAACCGTGCGGACGTGGCGAAGAAGGTCAACAGTGCGGTCTTCCCCGGCCAGCAGGGCGGGCCGCTGGAGCATGTGATCGCTGCCAAGGCCGTCGCGTTCAAGATGGCGTCCGAGCCGGCGTTCCGCCGGTGCCAGGAGCGTACCCTCGCGGGTGCCCGGCTTCTCGCCGAGCGGCTGAGTGGTCCCGATGTCGCGGACGCGGGCGTCTCCGTGCTGTCCGGTGGCACCGACGTCCATCTGGTCCTGGTCGACCTGCGGGAGTCGGAGCTCGACGGGCAGCAGGCGGAGGACCGTCTGCACGACATCGGCATCACGGTCAACCGCAACGCCGTACCGTTCGACCCCCGCCCGCCGATGGTGACCTCGGGGCTGAGGATCGGTACTCCGGCGCTGGCCGGCCGCGGCTTCGCGGAAGCCGAATTCGCGGCGGTCGCCGACATCATCGCCGAGGCCCTCAAGCCGGCGTACACCCCGAGCCTCGCCGCCGAGCTGCGGGCTCGCGTGGCCACGCTCACCGACGCCCACCCTTTGTACCCGGAGCTGTGA
- the gcvH gene encoding glycine cleavage system protein GcvH, which translates to MSLSPDLKYTSDHEWIAREGDLSTVGVTAHASDALGDVVYLDLPAVGTTIKAGDACGEIESTKSVSDLFAPADGEVVEINEAAVADPGLVNSDPFGAGWLFRMRIAGTPDLLDAAAYAALTAGE; encoded by the coding sequence ATGAGCCTGTCCCCCGACCTGAAGTACACCAGCGACCACGAATGGATCGCGCGCGAGGGCGACCTGTCGACCGTCGGTGTCACCGCACATGCCTCCGACGCGCTCGGCGATGTCGTCTACCTCGATCTGCCTGCCGTGGGCACGACGATCAAGGCCGGCGACGCGTGTGGAGAGATCGAGTCGACCAAGTCCGTGAGCGACCTGTTCGCTCCCGCGGACGGCGAAGTCGTCGAGATCAACGAAGCCGCCGTGGCCGACCCCGGTCTGGTCAACTCCGACCCGTTCGGGGCCGGTTGGCTGTTCCGGATGCGGATCGCCGGTACTCCGGACCTGCTGGACGCCGCCGCCTATGCGGCACTCACGGCAGGAGAATGA
- a CDS encoding glycine cleavage T C-terminal barrel domain-containing protein produces MLKKTPLHDLHAELGASFTDFAGWSMPLRYTSELAEHHAVRTTAGIFDLTHMGEIELSGPEAGRALDHAIAMAYLPTGRSAPGTEVLVDIRGSKEPAQVVELPFYRRQA; encoded by the coding sequence ATGCTCAAGAAGACTCCCCTGCACGACCTTCACGCGGAGCTCGGTGCGTCGTTCACCGACTTCGCCGGCTGGTCCATGCCCCTGCGCTACACCTCCGAGCTGGCCGAGCACCACGCGGTACGGACCACCGCCGGAATCTTCGACCTCACCCACATGGGAGAGATCGAGCTTTCCGGACCCGAGGCGGGACGCGCCCTCGACCACGCCATAGCCATGGCCTATCTGCCGACCGGCCGGAGCGCACCCGGCACCGAGGTGCTCGTCGACATCCGGGGCAGCAAGGAGCCCGCCCAGGTCGTCGAGCTGCCCTTCTACCGCCGCCAAGCCTGA
- the gcvP gene encoding aminomethyl-transferring glycine dehydrogenase, giving the protein MTFTESSASGEFAARHIGVGDADRAKMLAEVGYPTLAALIDAAVPSGIRSASELNLPAAATETEARAELQELASRNTVAVPMSGLGYHATTTPAVIRRNVLEDPSWYTAYTPYQPEISQGRLEALINFQTMVGDLTGLPTANASLLDEATAVAEAVTVMRRVAGRSRHRVLVDRDTLPQTLDVLRTRAAAVGIEIVEIDVAAPLPEDDFFGVVLSYPGCSGAVRDLREVTAAARARGAQVTVTADLLALTLLVPPGEFGADIVVGSSQRFGVPLFYGGPHAGYIAVREGLERHLPGRLVGVSVDNAGRPAYRLALQTREQHIRRDKATSNICTAQVLLAVVASMYAVYHGPEGLTGIARRTHRHATLLATGLRNSGITVVHPEFFDTLLVRVPGRAEEVVAAAHDKGLLLRLVDGDHVGISCSEVTSQDHVRLVLNAFGAVGDDLDGPAAGASAALPPDLRRTSPFLTHPVFHRHRSETAMLRYLRKLSDRDFALDRGMIPLGSCTMKLNATTEMEPVSWPGFADLHPFAPLTDAAGYLALVEQLETWLAEVTGYAKVSIQPNAGSQGELAGLLAIRRYHESNGQAGRDVCLIPASAHGTNAASAAMAGMRVVVVASRPDGTVDLGDLEAKCAKHSDNLAAIMVTYPSTHGVYEDSITRLCELVHEHGGQVYVDGANLNALLGVAKPGEFGGDVSHLNLHKTFCIPHGGGGPGVGPVAVAEHLAPYLPTHPLHPDTGRRDGIGAVSAAPFGSAGILPIPWAYIRMMGAEGLTEATRTAVLSANYVARRLASHFPVLYAGESGLVAHECILDVRPLTAATGVTVDDIAKRLIDYGFHAPTMSFPVPGTLMVEPTESESLAELDRFCEAMIAIRAEIDLVDKGVWGLEDSPLRQAPHTAAAIAGEWTRAYSRERAAFPAGVTPDKYWPPVGRIDQAHGDRNLVCSCPPPEAFAS; this is encoded by the coding sequence ATGACCTTCACCGAGTCCTCCGCGTCGGGTGAGTTCGCCGCCCGCCACATCGGCGTCGGCGACGCCGACCGCGCCAAGATGCTGGCCGAAGTCGGCTACCCGACGCTCGCCGCCCTCATCGACGCCGCCGTCCCGAGCGGCATCCGCAGCGCTTCCGAACTGAACCTGCCTGCCGCCGCCACCGAGACCGAAGCCCGCGCCGAGCTGCAGGAGCTCGCAAGCAGGAACACCGTGGCCGTCCCGATGAGCGGACTGGGCTACCACGCGACCACCACGCCCGCGGTGATCCGGCGCAATGTGCTGGAAGACCCTTCGTGGTACACCGCCTACACGCCCTACCAGCCGGAGATCAGCCAGGGCCGGCTCGAGGCATTGATCAACTTCCAGACCATGGTCGGAGACCTCACCGGGCTGCCGACCGCCAACGCGTCGCTGCTCGACGAGGCCACGGCGGTCGCTGAGGCCGTCACGGTCATGCGTCGTGTCGCCGGCAGGAGTCGCCACCGCGTCCTGGTCGACCGCGACACCCTGCCGCAGACCCTCGACGTCCTGCGCACGCGTGCCGCCGCGGTCGGCATCGAGATCGTCGAGATCGACGTCGCCGCGCCGCTGCCGGAGGACGACTTCTTCGGGGTGGTGCTGTCCTACCCCGGCTGCTCGGGCGCCGTCCGCGATCTGCGCGAGGTGACCGCCGCGGCGCGAGCGCGCGGGGCGCAGGTCACCGTGACCGCCGACCTGTTGGCGCTCACGCTGCTCGTGCCGCCGGGTGAGTTCGGCGCCGACATCGTCGTGGGATCGTCCCAGCGGTTCGGTGTCCCCCTGTTCTACGGCGGACCGCACGCCGGCTACATCGCGGTCCGCGAAGGGCTCGAACGGCACCTGCCCGGCCGGCTCGTGGGCGTCTCCGTGGACAACGCCGGCCGTCCGGCGTACCGCCTCGCCCTGCAGACCCGCGAACAGCACATCCGACGCGACAAGGCGACCTCCAACATCTGTACGGCGCAGGTCCTGCTCGCCGTGGTCGCGTCGATGTACGCCGTCTACCACGGCCCCGAGGGGCTGACCGGGATCGCCCGTCGGACGCACCGGCACGCCACACTCCTCGCCACCGGGCTGCGGAACAGCGGGATCACGGTGGTGCACCCCGAGTTCTTCGACACTCTGCTGGTGCGGGTCCCCGGCCGTGCCGAGGAGGTCGTCGCGGCCGCGCACGACAAGGGGTTGCTCCTGCGGCTGGTGGACGGTGACCACGTCGGCATCTCCTGCTCCGAGGTCACCTCGCAAGACCATGTCCGTCTCGTGCTCAACGCCTTCGGCGCGGTGGGGGACGACCTGGACGGCCCGGCGGCCGGCGCTTCGGCGGCGCTTCCGCCGGACCTGCGGCGCACCTCCCCCTTCCTCACCCACCCGGTCTTCCACCGGCACCGGTCGGAGACCGCGATGCTGCGTTATCTGCGCAAGCTCTCCGACCGTGACTTCGCGCTGGACCGCGGGATGATCCCGCTCGGGTCCTGCACGATGAAGCTCAACGCGACCACGGAGATGGAGCCGGTCAGCTGGCCCGGCTTCGCCGACCTGCACCCCTTCGCGCCCCTCACGGACGCTGCCGGGTACCTGGCCCTGGTCGAGCAGCTCGAGACGTGGCTGGCAGAGGTCACGGGGTACGCCAAGGTCTCCATCCAGCCGAACGCGGGATCGCAGGGCGAGCTCGCCGGCCTGCTGGCGATCCGCCGTTACCACGAGAGCAACGGCCAGGCCGGACGCGATGTGTGCCTGATCCCGGCAAGCGCGCACGGCACCAACGCGGCCTCGGCCGCCATGGCCGGGATGCGCGTCGTCGTGGTGGCATCGCGGCCCGATGGCACCGTCGATCTCGGGGACCTCGAGGCGAAGTGCGCGAAGCACTCCGACAACCTGGCCGCGATCATGGTGACCTATCCCTCCACGCACGGCGTCTACGAGGACAGCATCACCCGGCTGTGCGAGCTGGTGCACGAGCACGGCGGACAGGTGTACGTCGACGGCGCCAACCTCAACGCGCTGCTCGGAGTCGCCAAGCCCGGCGAGTTCGGTGGCGACGTGTCACACCTGAATCTGCACAAGACGTTCTGCATCCCGCACGGCGGCGGCGGGCCGGGGGTCGGCCCGGTCGCGGTGGCCGAACACCTCGCGCCGTACCTGCCCACCCACCCGCTGCACCCCGACACCGGGCGCCGCGACGGCATCGGGGCGGTGAGCGCCGCGCCGTTCGGCAGTGCCGGCATCCTGCCGATCCCGTGGGCCTACATCCGGATGATGGGCGCCGAGGGGCTGACCGAGGCAACCCGGACGGCCGTGCTGAGCGCCAACTACGTGGCCCGGCGCCTCGCGTCACACTTCCCCGTCCTGTACGCCGGGGAGTCGGGCCTCGTCGCGCACGAGTGCATCCTCGACGTACGCCCCCTCACCGCCGCCACGGGGGTGACGGTCGATGACATCGCCAAGCGGCTCATCGACTACGGCTTCCACGCGCCGACGATGAGCTTTCCGGTCCCCGGCACGCTGATGGTCGAGCCGACGGAGAGCGAGAGCCTCGCTGAACTGGACCGCTTCTGCGAGGCGATGATCGCGATCCGTGCGGAGATCGACCTGGTGGACAAGGGTGTCTGGGGCCTTGAGGACAGCCCGCTGCGACAGGCACCGCACACCGCCGCCGCGATCGCCGGCGAGTGGACCCGCGCCTACTCGCGCGAGCGGGCCGCATTCCCGGCGGGCGTCACGCCCGACAAGTACTGGCCACCGGTCGGCCGGATCGACCAGGCGCACGGCGACCGCAACCTGGTCTGCTCCTGCCCGCCTCCCGAAGCCTTCGCGTCCTGA
- the cycA gene encoding D-serine/D-alanine/glycine transporter, which yields MPERSDTGSTAAPDQPAAGSTPPPEGEQHLSRQLSNRHIQLIAIGGAIGTGLFMGSGKTISLAGPSVIFVYMIIGVMLFFVMRAMGELLLSNLRYKSFADFAADLLGPWAGFFTGWTYWFCWIVTGIADVIAISGYVSYWWRDLPLWIPALAAVILLIALNLPTVKAFGETEFWFALIKIVAIVALIVVGLVMVFSHFQAPGGAAASFSNLWSDGGFFPTGPMGFVAGFQIATFAFVGIELVGTTAAEAENPERNLPKAINSIPVRVMLFYVVALTVIISVTPWREISAERSPFVVMFTLAGLGIAASAINFVVLTSAASSANSGIYSTSRMVYGLAREGDAPARFGRLTSRKVPANALLLSGVFLLAGVVMVAMDDSIIEAFTLVTTVSAVLFIFVWSIILISYLVYRKRRPHLHEASKFKMPGGIVMCYVVLVFFAFLIWALTQEPDTLRALLVTPVWFVILGIAWAGLRRRPGHAAREAAFRSELHNAQQD from the coding sequence ATGCCTGAACGCAGTGACACCGGCTCGACGGCCGCGCCGGACCAACCGGCGGCCGGATCCACGCCCCCGCCCGAGGGCGAGCAACACCTCTCCCGTCAGCTGTCCAACCGGCACATCCAGCTCATCGCGATCGGCGGTGCGATCGGAACCGGCCTGTTCATGGGCTCGGGCAAGACGATCTCGCTGGCCGGGCCCTCGGTGATCTTCGTCTACATGATCATCGGCGTGATGCTCTTCTTCGTAATGCGGGCGATGGGGGAGCTGCTGCTCTCCAACCTGCGCTACAAGTCCTTCGCCGACTTCGCGGCCGACCTGCTGGGGCCGTGGGCCGGCTTCTTCACCGGCTGGACCTACTGGTTCTGCTGGATCGTCACCGGCATCGCCGACGTCATCGCGATCTCCGGGTATGTGTCCTACTGGTGGCGCGACCTACCGCTGTGGATACCGGCGCTGGCCGCCGTCATCCTCTTGATCGCCTTGAACCTGCCGACCGTGAAGGCGTTCGGCGAGACCGAGTTCTGGTTCGCACTGATCAAGATCGTCGCGATCGTGGCGCTGATCGTTGTCGGACTGGTCATGGTGTTCAGTCACTTCCAGGCGCCCGGCGGAGCGGCGGCAAGCTTCTCCAACCTCTGGAGCGACGGAGGGTTCTTCCCCACCGGCCCCATGGGGTTCGTCGCAGGATTCCAGATCGCGACCTTCGCCTTCGTCGGCATCGAGCTGGTCGGCACCACCGCGGCCGAGGCGGAGAACCCGGAACGGAACCTGCCCAAGGCGATCAACTCGATCCCGGTGCGCGTGATGCTGTTCTACGTCGTCGCGCTGACCGTGATCATTTCGGTCACGCCCTGGCGCGAGATCAGTGCCGAGCGCAGTCCGTTCGTCGTGATGTTCACCCTTGCCGGTCTGGGGATCGCCGCCTCGGCGATCAACTTCGTGGTGCTGACCTCGGCCGCCTCGTCCGCGAACTCGGGTATCTACTCCACCTCACGGATGGTGTACGGGTTGGCCCGCGAGGGCGATGCCCCGGCGCGCTTCGGCAGACTCACCTCCAGGAAGGTACCGGCCAACGCACTGCTCCTCTCCGGGGTGTTTCTGCTCGCCGGTGTGGTCATGGTCGCCATGGACGACTCGATCATCGAGGCGTTCACCCTGGTGACCACCGTGTCCGCCGTGCTGTTCATCTTCGTCTGGTCGATCATCCTGATCAGCTACCTCGTCTATCGCAAGCGCCGTCCGCACCTGCACGAGGCGTCGAAGTTCAAGATGCCCGGCGGCATCGTCATGTGCTACGTCGTGCTCGTGTTCTTCGCGTTCCTCATCTGGGCGCTGACCCAGGAGCCCGACACGCTGCGGGCTTTGCTGGTGACCCCGGTCTGGTTCGTCATCCTCGGCATCGCGTGGGCGGGCCTCCGCCGCCGCCCGGGCCATGCTGCCCGTGAGGCGGCCTTCCGTTCCGAACTCCACAACGCGCAGCAGGACTGA
- a CDS encoding polyketide cyclase, whose product MDQENVSATLTVAVPAARVFAVLADPTTHSAIDGTGWVQEAADRAPLTEVGQIFRMDMYHANHPNGDYQVANKVQVLDPPRAIGWLTGQEKDDGRLEFGGWIWRYDLAPLGPSKTEVTLTYDWSAVPQSIREYLQFPPFGPEHLTNSLHHLAELVSGG is encoded by the coding sequence GTGGACCAGGAGAACGTGAGCGCCACCCTGACCGTCGCCGTGCCCGCCGCGAGGGTGTTCGCGGTGCTGGCGGACCCGACGACCCATTCTGCGATCGATGGCACCGGTTGGGTTCAGGAAGCTGCCGACCGGGCGCCGCTGACCGAGGTGGGGCAGATCTTCCGGATGGACATGTACCACGCCAACCATCCCAACGGTGACTACCAGGTGGCCAACAAGGTCCAGGTGCTCGACCCGCCGCGCGCCATCGGCTGGCTGACGGGGCAGGAGAAGGACGACGGTCGCCTGGAGTTCGGCGGCTGGATCTGGCGTTACGACCTTGCGCCGCTCGGTCCGTCCAAGACCGAGGTCACGCTCACCTACGACTGGTCGGCGGTCCCGCAGTCCATCCGGGAGTACCTCCAGTTCCCGCCGTTCGGCCCCGAACATCTCACCAACTCGCTGCACCATCTGGCCGAGCTCGTCTCCGGTGGGTGA
- a CDS encoding FG-GAP-like repeat-containing protein: MTHPRRLEVRRTRNAASARGIRAAAPLAAALLVAGGLTAWSLAPQEAFAATGRAAPEGDFNGDGYADLVSGAPGATVSHKAQAGYVAVTYGSANGLVPSHKKLVSRSTSGVPGSAAAKQRFGETFSKGDLDGDGYSDLVIGAGKASSGSVILWGSPSGLTGGTPIATYGQAPQVGDFDGDGRADLALFGDPGSYGDDPVAQAANLWKGPISRTGSPAARLNFLDKSEWFGYDDDAPGAECAKNDSCVSGPRSISGPVVAKATGDVNGDHRQDIVMWNYAGDGEWDNKVLLGGRAGFKETAAPGVRGTVGVGDVDGDGYDDVVAGDNEDTGKVTVAYGTPSGPSATRTQSFDQSLPGFHGAQESGDRLGSCVAVADVTGDGRAEIALGISGEDFSGLADAGSIALLHGTASGVTGAGSQVLHQNTPGVPGVAEKNDAFGAACGLLDVNGDGHRDLAVSSAAENASSGAVWSLRGSGHGLTTKGATAFGPGDVGGPVTKAEFGIFLR, from the coding sequence GTGACGCACCCGAGACGTCTTGAAGTCCGCAGGACCCGTAACGCTGCATCTGCCCGCGGCATCCGCGCCGCGGCTCCGCTGGCCGCCGCGCTCCTGGTGGCCGGCGGCCTGACCGCCTGGTCGCTCGCTCCCCAGGAGGCATTCGCGGCGACGGGCCGCGCGGCCCCCGAGGGCGACTTCAACGGCGACGGCTATGCGGACCTCGTCTCCGGTGCCCCGGGAGCCACCGTCTCCCACAAGGCCCAGGCGGGATACGTGGCGGTGACATACGGCTCGGCGAACGGGCTCGTCCCGTCCCACAAGAAGCTTGTGAGCCGTTCGACGAGCGGGGTGCCGGGATCGGCAGCCGCCAAGCAGCGCTTCGGCGAGACCTTCAGCAAGGGCGACCTGGACGGCGACGGCTACAGCGACCTGGTCATCGGTGCGGGAAAGGCGTCGTCGGGCAGCGTGATCCTGTGGGGCTCGCCGTCCGGACTGACCGGCGGCACACCGATCGCCACGTACGGACAGGCGCCGCAGGTGGGGGACTTCGACGGCGACGGCAGGGCCGATCTCGCGCTCTTCGGCGATCCCGGCAGCTACGGTGACGACCCCGTGGCGCAGGCCGCGAACCTGTGGAAGGGCCCGATCTCGCGGACGGGATCGCCGGCCGCGCGGCTCAACTTCCTGGACAAGTCCGAGTGGTTCGGCTACGACGACGACGCACCGGGCGCGGAGTGCGCCAAGAACGACAGCTGTGTCAGCGGCCCCCGCTCGATCAGCGGCCCCGTCGTCGCCAAGGCCACCGGCGACGTCAACGGCGACCACCGCCAGGACATCGTGATGTGGAACTACGCCGGCGACGGCGAGTGGGACAACAAGGTCCTGCTCGGCGGTCGTGCGGGCTTCAAGGAGACCGCCGCGCCCGGCGTCCGGGGCACCGTCGGCGTGGGTGACGTGGACGGCGACGGTTACGACGACGTGGTGGCCGGCGACAACGAAGACACCGGCAAGGTAACGGTCGCGTACGGCACGCCCTCCGGCCCCTCTGCCACCCGCACGCAGTCCTTCGATCAGAGCCTGCCCGGTTTCCACGGTGCCCAGGAGAGCGGCGACCGGCTCGGCTCCTGCGTCGCGGTCGCCGATGTGACCGGCGACGGCCGCGCGGAGATCGCGCTCGGGATCAGCGGGGAGGACTTCAGCGGCCTCGCCGACGCGGGCTCGATCGCTCTGCTGCACGGCACCGCATCGGGCGTCACGGGTGCCGGCAGCCAGGTCCTGCACCAGAACACCCCGGGTGTGCCCGGGGTCGCGGAGAAGAACGACGCCTTCGGGGCGGCCTGTGGCCTCCTCGACGTCAACGGTGACGGGCATCGTGATCTCGCCGTGTCGTCGGCGGCGGAGAACGCCTCGTCCGGCGCGGTATGGTCCCTGCGCGGTTCCGGCCACGGTCTGACGACGAAGGGCGCGACGGCATTCGGCCCCGGCGACGTCGGAGGCCCCGTCACCAAGGCGGAGTTCGGCATCTTCCTGCGCTGA
- a CDS encoding TetR/AcrR family transcriptional regulator: MTENAKSPRNRYRAQVRAEIKELGWEQIATAGASALSLNAIAKRMGMSGPALYRYFASRDELITELIRDAYRSLADAFRATATDGGDLADLAHALRRWALDDPQRYLLVYGTPVPGYHAPEDTTAITAEIMSTLLDACAATSADTAATALDAHLDEHRQWDGGHPAPAPALRRALVFWTRLHGVLSLELAGHFAGMGFDPAQLFAAELNGLLDD; this comes from the coding sequence ATGACGGAGAACGCAAAGAGTCCCCGCAACCGGTACCGGGCACAGGTACGCGCAGAGATCAAGGAACTCGGGTGGGAGCAGATCGCCACCGCGGGGGCGTCCGCGCTGTCCCTCAATGCGATCGCCAAGCGGATGGGGATGAGCGGCCCGGCGCTCTATCGCTACTTCGCGAGCCGCGACGAACTGATCACCGAGCTGATCAGGGACGCCTATCGCAGCCTGGCCGACGCGTTCCGTGCCACCGCCACGGACGGCGGCGACCTCGCGGACCTCGCACACGCACTGCGTCGCTGGGCGCTCGACGACCCCCAGCGGTATCTCCTCGTCTACGGCACGCCCGTACCCGGCTACCACGCGCCGGAGGACACCACCGCGATCACCGCCGAGATCATGTCGACGCTGCTCGACGCCTGCGCGGCGACGTCAGCGGACACCGCCGCAACGGCATTGGACGCGCACCTCGATGAGCACCGGCAGTGGGACGGCGGACACCCGGCCCCGGCCCCGGCACTGCGTCGCGCCCTCGTCTTCTGGACCCGTCTGCACGGCGTCCTTTCGCTGGAACTCGCCGGCCACTTCGCCGGGATGGGCTTCGACCCCGCCCAGTTGTTCGCGGCCGAACTGAACGGTCTGCTGGACGACTGA